In Oscillatoria acuminata PCC 6304, a single window of DNA contains:
- the sixA gene encoding phosphohistidine phosphatase SixA → MKTPSKVYLIRHGIAENRVDNAPDEKRQLTKEGVQKTRKVANRLHHLNIHFDLILTSPLLRARQTADILQTAGLGHKIKESTSLVPNGDINNWLNWYQQWRQNGGHCLALVGHQPDQGNWAEILVWGEPKEGLILKKAGVIGLVLPETGDPVGNSSLFWLTSPKLLL, encoded by the coding sequence ATGAAAACACCCTCTAAAGTTTATTTGATCCGGCACGGGATCGCCGAAAACCGGGTAGATAATGCCCCAGATGAGAAGCGCCAGCTTACTAAGGAGGGAGTTCAAAAAACCCGGAAAGTCGCCAACCGTCTCCATCATTTGAATATTCATTTCGATCTGATTTTGACCAGTCCTCTGCTCAGAGCAAGGCAAACCGCTGATATTCTCCAAACCGCTGGTCTAGGTCATAAGATTAAAGAATCGACTTCCCTAGTCCCGAATGGGGATATCAATAATTGGCTGAACTGGTATCAGCAATGGCGTCAAAATGGCGGGCATTGTTTGGCCCTCGTTGGGCATCAGCCGGATCAGGGCAACTGGGCGGAAATTTTGGTGTGGGGAGAACCCAAAGAAGGACTGATCCTCAAAAAAGCTGGGGTGATTGGTTTGGTCCTCCCAGAAACCGGGGACCCCGTGGGAAATAGTTCCCTATTTTGGCTGACCTCCCCCAAATTATTGCTATAA
- a CDS encoding C40 family peptidase has protein sequence MALDQLQSGDLVFFGPSEKATHVGLYLGEGRYIHSSGKNGGRNGIGIDVLAENSDEPVSRHYYQQFRGAGRVCKSYLPQDSDS, from the coding sequence ATGGCCCTCGACCAATTGCAGTCGGGGGATCTCGTTTTTTTTGGACCGTCAGAAAAAGCTACCCATGTGGGTCTTTATCTCGGGGAGGGTCGTTATATCCACAGTTCCGGGAAAAACGGGGGGCGCAACGGCATCGGCATCGATGTCCTCGCGGAAAACAGCGATGAACCCGTCAGTCGTCACTATTATCAGCAATTCCGGGGTGCAGGGCGAGTGTGCAAGAGTTATTTGCCTCAAGACTCGGATAGCTGA
- the gpmI gene encoding 2,3-bisphosphoglycerate-independent phosphoglycerate mutase: MAQEPVSPVVLVILDGWGVSELTTGNAIAAAKTPVMDSLQAAYPNTTIRTSGKAVGLPEGQMGNSEVGHMNIGAGRIVKQELLRITDAVEDGSILNNPALVKVCQEIKARGGKLHLLGLCSEGGVHSHQNHLIGLLHLAKAQGLSNVCIHAITDGRDTSPRDGAEALGKIEAATQEIGVGRIVTLSGRYYAMDRDNRWNRVEMAYKVMTTDGPGDGRSVIEHLRESYLQDLTDEFVLPVRIAPGAVESGDGVIFFNFRPDRSRQLTSAFVDPNFQGFERDQIEILSFATFTQYDSELPVLVAFEPQNLSNIFGEVVSNHGLRQLRAAETEKYAHVTYFFNGGLEEPFEGEDRELVQSPMVATYDKAPEMSAEAVTDVVVAAVKKGIYSLVVVNYANPDMVGHSGNIDATITAVQTVDRCLGRLLDAIGRAGGTTLIIADHGNAEYMIDEQGNPWTAHTTNPVPLILIEGEGRKIPGHGTEVKLRTDACLADIAPTLLEILQLPQPEEMTGRSAIESPVLNLQSSREPLRIPV, from the coding sequence ATGGCACAAGAGCCTGTTTCTCCAGTGGTGCTAGTAATTTTAGATGGTTGGGGAGTCAGCGAATTAACCACAGGAAATGCTATTGCTGCTGCCAAAACACCCGTGATGGACAGCCTTCAGGCTGCCTATCCCAATACAACCATTCGCACATCCGGGAAAGCAGTGGGACTGCCGGAAGGTCAAATGGGCAATTCCGAAGTCGGTCACATGAATATCGGTGCCGGTCGAATTGTCAAACAAGAACTCCTGCGAATCACTGATGCGGTGGAAGATGGCTCCATCTTGAACAACCCGGCATTAGTTAAAGTTTGCCAAGAAATTAAAGCAAGAGGTGGAAAACTCCACCTCTTGGGGCTTTGCTCCGAGGGAGGGGTCCACTCCCACCAAAATCATTTAATTGGATTACTCCACCTCGCCAAAGCCCAAGGTCTGAGCAACGTTTGTATCCACGCCATCACCGATGGCAGGGATACCTCGCCTAGAGATGGAGCAGAAGCCCTGGGAAAAATAGAAGCAGCCACCCAGGAAATCGGCGTGGGTCGCATCGTTACCCTCAGTGGTCGCTATTATGCGATGGATCGCGATAACCGCTGGAATCGGGTAGAAATGGCCTATAAAGTCATGACCACTGATGGACCTGGTGACGGTCGTTCAGTCATCGAACACTTAAGAGAGTCTTACCTCCAGGACCTCACCGATGAATTTGTCCTGCCAGTTCGGATTGCACCGGGAGCCGTAGAATCCGGAGATGGGGTGATCTTCTTTAACTTCCGTCCCGATCGCTCCAGACAACTCACCAGCGCCTTTGTAGACCCCAATTTTCAAGGATTTGAGCGGGATCAAATTGAAATCCTCTCCTTTGCCACCTTTACCCAGTACGATTCAGAACTCCCCGTGTTGGTGGCCTTTGAACCCCAAAACCTCAGCAATATTTTCGGCGAAGTCGTCTCCAATCACGGTTTGCGGCAGTTGAGAGCAGCAGAAACGGAAAAGTATGCTCATGTCACCTATTTCTTTAACGGCGGTTTAGAGGAACCTTTTGAGGGTGAGGACCGGGAATTAGTCCAGTCGCCGATGGTGGCAACCTACGACAAAGCTCCGGAAATGTCTGCCGAAGCGGTCACCGATGTGGTGGTTGCTGCTGTGAAAAAAGGGATTTATTCCCTAGTGGTAGTGAACTATGCCAACCCGGATATGGTCGGTCATTCGGGAAATATCGACGCCACCATTACCGCAGTCCAAACCGTAGACCGATGTTTGGGGCGCTTGCTGGATGCGATCGGTCGGGCTGGAGGCACCACCTTAATCATCGCCGATCACGGCAATGCCGAATATATGATCGATGAACAAGGCAACCCCTGGACTGCTCATACCACCAATCCAGTCCCCTTAATCCTCATAGAAGGAGAAGGTCGCAAAATTCCGGGACATGGCACTGAAGTCAAACTGCGGACCGATGCCTGTTTAGCCGATATCGCTCCCACTCTCCTGGAAATTTTACAACTACCTCAACCGGAGGAAATGACCGGACGTTCTGCCATTGAGTCTCCCGTCTTAAACCTTCAGTCCTCTCGTGAACCCCTGCGAATTCCTGTCTAG
- a CDS encoding citrate synthase has protein sequence MTVADELKTGFEFKPGLEGVPVTLSSISFVDGKKGVLEYRNIPIEELALKSTFLETSYLLIWGELPTQDELDAFEKEIRYHRRIKYRIRDMMKCFPESGHPMDALQASAAALGLFYSRRALDDPAYIRAAAVRLLAKIPTMVAAFQMMRKGNDPIQPRDDLDYSANFLYMLTEQEPDPLEAQVLDVCLTLHAEHTINASTFSARVTASTLTDPYAVVASAVGTLAGPLHGGANEEVIDMLESIGSVENVRPYIENCLKTKSKIMGFGHRVYKVKDPRAIILQSLAEQLFEKFGRDNYYDIAVELERVVEEKLAYKGIYANVDFYSGLVYRKLGIPTDLFTPIFAISRVAGWLAHWKEQLGENRIYRPTQIYTGTHNAPYIPIAER, from the coding sequence ATGACTGTCGCGGACGAACTAAAGACCGGTTTTGAATTTAAGCCCGGGTTAGAAGGCGTTCCGGTCACCCTATCCAGTATCAGTTTCGTGGATGGGAAGAAAGGAGTTTTGGAATATCGCAATATTCCGATTGAAGAACTGGCCCTCAAAAGCACCTTTCTGGAAACCTCCTATTTATTGATCTGGGGCGAACTCCCGACCCAGGACGAACTCGATGCATTTGAGAAGGAAATTCGCTACCACCGCCGCATTAAATATCGCATTCGGGACATGATGAAATGTTTTCCCGAAAGCGGTCACCCGATGGACGCCCTGCAAGCCTCAGCTGCTGCCCTCGGCTTATTCTATTCCCGTCGGGCTTTAGACGATCCAGCCTATATTCGCGCTGCTGCGGTCCGGTTGTTAGCAAAAATTCCCACAATGGTGGCGGCATTCCAAATGATGCGGAAAGGGAATGACCCGATTCAACCTCGGGACGACTTGGACTATTCAGCCAACTTTCTGTATATGCTGACGGAACAAGAGCCAGATCCCCTAGAAGCTCAGGTGTTGGACGTCTGCCTGACGCTTCATGCAGAACATACCATCAATGCTTCGACATTTTCGGCAAGGGTAACGGCTTCTACCTTGACGGACCCCTACGCGGTGGTCGCCTCAGCGGTGGGAACTCTAGCCGGTCCTTTACATGGGGGGGCCAATGAAGAAGTGATTGATATGCTAGAGTCAATTGGCTCGGTTGAAAATGTCCGACCCTACATTGAAAACTGTCTGAAGACTAAATCTAAGATTATGGGCTTCGGTCACCGGGTCTACAAAGTCAAGGATCCCCGAGCGATTATCCTGCAAAGCCTTGCTGAACAATTGTTTGAGAAGTTTGGCCGGGATAATTATTATGACATTGCCGTAGAACTGGAGCGAGTGGTTGAGGAAAAACTCGCTTACAAAGGCATTTATGCCAATGTGGACTTTTACTCGGGTCTGGTTTATCGGAAGTTGGGGATTCCTACGGATTTGTTTACGCCGATCTTTGCAATTTCCCGGGTGGCAGGTTGGTTGGCGCACTGGAAAGAGCAACTGGGGGAAAACCGGATTTACCGTCCGACCCAAATTTATACCGGAACTCATAACGCGCCCTATATTCCGATCGCCGAACGTTAA
- the ndhI gene encoding NAD(P)H-quinone oxidoreductase subunit I, giving the protein MLKFLNQVSNYAKETVQAAKYIGQGLSVTFDHMRRRPVTVQYPYEKLIPSERYRGRIHFEFDKCISCEVCVRVCPINLPVVDWEFNKETKKKQLKHYSIDFGVCIFCANCVEYCPTNCLSATEEYELSTYDRHELNFDNVAMGRLPYKVTDDPMVTPLRELAYLPKGVISPHDLPPNSRRAGLRPEEIREQMEQEQSTEK; this is encoded by the coding sequence ATGCTCAAATTCCTCAACCAAGTTAGCAACTACGCCAAAGAAACCGTTCAAGCGGCCAAATATATCGGTCAAGGACTCTCCGTGACCTTTGACCATATGCGCCGTCGCCCAGTTACGGTGCAATATCCCTACGAAAAACTGATTCCTTCTGAACGGTATCGGGGTCGGATTCACTTTGAATTTGATAAGTGCATTTCCTGCGAAGTGTGCGTGCGCGTTTGCCCAATTAACCTGCCCGTGGTGGATTGGGAATTCAACAAAGAAACCAAAAAGAAACAACTCAAACACTACAGTATTGACTTCGGCGTTTGTATTTTCTGCGCCAACTGTGTAGAATACTGTCCGACCAATTGTCTCTCCGCGACGGAAGAATACGAACTTTCCACTTACGATCGCCACGAATTAAATTTTGATAACGTGGCAATGGGACGCTTACCTTACAAAGTCACCGACGATCCAATGGTGACTCCCCTCAGAGAACTCGCCTATCTACCCAAAGGCGTGATCTCTCCCCATGATTTGCCCCCGAACTCTCGTCGTGCCGGTCTACGTCCTGAAGAAATTCGGGAACAGATGGAACAAGAACAATCCACAGAAAAATAG
- the nuoH gene encoding NADH-quinone oxidoreductase subunit NuoH, with translation MNSGIDLQGSFIKALADLGLPAGAAKAIWMPIPMVLMLVVATIGVLVTVWLERKISAAVQQRIGPEYIGPLGILAPAADGLKLLFKEDILPAKADPILFTLGPVLVVVPVFASFLIVPFGQNLIISDVGVAIFLWISLSSIQPIGLLMAGYASNNKYSLIGGLRAAAQSISYEIPLALSVLAVVMMSNSLSTLDIVEQQSSYGILSWNVWRQPLGFIIFWIAALAECERLPFDLPEAEEEIVAGYQTEYSGMKFALFYLGSYVNLVLSALLIAVLYLGGWESPIPVELLGSWLGVSETTPWLQVITGTLGITMTLLKAYFFVFLAILMRWTLPRVRIDQLLDLGWKFLLPVSLVNLLLTAALKLAFPFAFGG, from the coding sequence ATGAACTCAGGTATAGACCTACAAGGAAGTTTTATAAAAGCGCTCGCAGATTTGGGCCTTCCAGCGGGAGCAGCAAAAGCCATCTGGATGCCAATTCCGATGGTCCTCATGCTAGTTGTCGCAACAATTGGCGTGCTCGTAACCGTCTGGCTAGAGCGAAAAATTTCTGCGGCGGTCCAACAGCGCATCGGCCCAGAATACATCGGCCCCTTGGGAATTTTAGCCCCCGCCGCCGATGGTCTCAAACTCTTGTTCAAAGAGGATATCCTGCCAGCCAAAGCTGACCCCATCCTCTTTACCCTCGGGCCCGTCCTGGTGGTAGTCCCCGTGTTCGCTTCCTTCCTGATTGTCCCCTTCGGACAAAATCTCATCATTAGCGATGTCGGGGTAGCCATCTTTTTATGGATTTCCCTTTCCAGCATTCAGCCGATCGGCTTACTGATGGCAGGTTATGCCTCCAATAACAAATACTCTCTGATCGGTGGATTGCGCGCTGCCGCCCAGTCCATCAGTTATGAAATTCCCCTCGCCCTGAGTGTACTGGCGGTGGTGATGATGTCCAACAGCCTGAGTACCCTGGACATTGTGGAACAGCAATCCAGCTATGGCATCCTCAGTTGGAACGTCTGGCGTCAACCCCTCGGCTTTATCATCTTCTGGATTGCGGCCCTGGCGGAATGCGAACGCTTACCCTTTGACCTTCCAGAAGCTGAAGAAGAAATCGTCGCCGGATATCAAACCGAATATTCGGGCATGAAATTCGCCCTGTTCTACTTGGGTTCCTACGTCAACCTCGTCCTCTCGGCACTCCTAATCGCCGTGCTCTATCTGGGGGGCTGGGAATCTCCGATCCCCGTAGAACTCTTGGGAAGTTGGCTGGGTGTCAGCGAAACCACCCCTTGGCTGCAAGTGATTACCGGAACCCTCGGCATCACCATGACCCTGCTCAAGGCTTATTTCTTTGTTTTCCTCGCCATTCTGATGCGCTGGACCTTACCCCGCGTTCGGATCGACCAACTCCTGGATTTAGGGTGGAAATTCCTGCTGCCCGTTTCTCTGGTCAATCTGCTCTTAACTGCCGCCTTAAAGTTGGCATTTCCTTTTGCCTTTGGGGGGTAA
- a CDS encoding NADH-quinone oxidoreductase subunit J, producing the protein MNLAEGVQIVSFGLLAVMMIGAALGVVLLSQVVYSAFLLGGVFISMAGLYLLLNADFVAAAQILIYVGAVNVLILFAIMLVNKQEDFTNLPNYWIRRGATALVALGLFALLSTMVLSTPWAVTPTVATAGNTVVQIGEHLFSDFLLPFELASVLLLMAMVGAIILARRELIPAERKAQLDSAELDLKLPERRRVPVPALRGKTQE; encoded by the coding sequence GTGAATTTAGCGGAAGGCGTTCAGATAGTTTCGTTTGGCCTGCTGGCCGTGATGATGATAGGAGCAGCCTTGGGTGTCGTCCTCCTATCTCAGGTCGTTTATTCGGCCTTTCTATTAGGCGGTGTGTTTATCAGCATGGCCGGTTTGTATCTGTTGCTCAATGCTGATTTTGTAGCAGCGGCCCAGATTTTGATTTATGTCGGTGCCGTTAACGTACTGATTTTGTTTGCCATCATGCTGGTCAACAAACAGGAGGATTTCACCAACCTTCCCAATTACTGGATCCGTCGCGGAGCAACCGCCCTCGTCGCTTTGGGATTATTCGCCCTATTAAGCACGATGGTCCTCTCAACTCCTTGGGCCGTGACACCCACTGTGGCAACAGCAGGAAATACAGTTGTGCAGATTGGAGAACATTTATTCAGCGATTTTTTATTGCCGTTTGAATTGGCCTCTGTCCTGTTATTGATGGCAATGGTTGGCGCAATTATTTTGGCCCGTCGGGAGTTGATTCCTGCCGAGCGAAAAGCCCAACTCGATTCAGCCGAACTGGATTTGAAGTTGCCGGAACGTCGCCGTGTACCCGTCCCGGCTCTCCGGGGAAAAACCCAGGAATGA
- the nuoK gene encoding NADH-quinone oxidoreductase subunit NuoK, with protein sequence MQLEYFLVLAAALFCIGIYGLITSRNAVRVLMSIELLLNAVNLNLIAFSNFLDSATIKGQVFGVFVITVAAAEAAVGLAIVLAIYRNRDTVDMEQFNLLKW encoded by the coding sequence CTGCAACTCGAATACTTTTTAGTTTTGGCAGCCGCCTTGTTCTGCATTGGCATTTATGGCTTGATTACCAGTCGCAACGCCGTCCGGGTGTTGATGTCGATTGAGCTATTGTTAAATGCAGTGAATTTGAATTTAATCGCCTTTTCTAATTTCCTGGACTCCGCTACAATTAAGGGTCAGGTTTTTGGTGTGTTTGTGATTACTGTGGCGGCGGCGGAAGCGGCAGTGGGTTTGGCGATCGTCCTGGCTATCTATCGCAACCGCGATACGGTGGATATGGAGCAGTTTAATCTCCTGAAATGGTAA
- a CDS encoding DUF6272 family protein: protein MIEIFGNFIQNPPLGTEYLILGFSPSSASIKKRWRNNGLSADFVANYLSTFFGDNGNPHNPCQKKAESAHSVNYIANELLENAMKFSDSSLPHPTTLQIHLYEDSIILMTNNGINRKQEADLRAYIERLSVCEPEELYLEQLEKNAEAEEPSSSRLGYLTILNDYQGKIGWQFERFPEEYRGISLTTMVKLFL from the coding sequence ATGATTGAGATATTCGGAAATTTCATTCAAAATCCGCCTCTGGGCACCGAGTATTTAATTCTGGGATTCTCCCCCAGTTCGGCTTCTATTAAAAAGCGATGGCGAAATAATGGCTTATCAGCGGATTTTGTAGCCAATTATTTGTCCACCTTTTTTGGAGACAATGGAAACCCGCACAATCCCTGTCAGAAAAAAGCGGAAAGCGCTCATAGCGTCAACTATATCGCCAATGAGTTATTAGAAAACGCGATGAAATTTAGTGATTCTAGCTTGCCGCATCCCACCACCCTTCAAATTCATTTATATGAAGATTCGATTATTTTGATGACAAATAATGGGATAAACCGAAAACAGGAGGCTGATTTGCGGGCCTACATTGAGCGATTAAGTGTCTGCGAACCTGAAGAGTTGTATCTGGAGCAGTTGGAAAAGAATGCAGAGGCAGAGGAGCCCAGCAGTTCAAGGTTAGGTTATTTGACGATTCTAAATGATTATCAAGGCAAAATTGGGTGGCAATTTGAGAGATTTCCTGAAGAATATCGCGGCATCTCTTTGACGACGATGGTAAAATTATTTTTATAG
- the moaC gene encoding cyclic pyranopterin monophosphate synthase MoaC produces MKPPFQKNSENPPNPYQLSHLDAEGQARMVDVSEKSVTHRQAIASGQVRMDRATFDQIQAGNAPKGDVLGTARLAGILGAKQTSGLIPLCHPLPLHKIDVEILPDEELPGYRILAEVRTKAETGVEMEALTAVSVAALTLYDMAKALSKAIEIESIRLERKTGGKSGDYRAD; encoded by the coding sequence ATGAAACCCCCTTTTCAAAAAAATTCTGAAAATCCCCCAAACCCTTATCAGTTAAGCCATTTGGACGCTGAAGGACAGGCGCGAATGGTGGATGTATCGGAAAAATCAGTTACCCATCGACAGGCGATCGCCTCGGGACAGGTCCGGATGGATCGGGCCACATTTGACCAAATTCAAGCCGGTAATGCACCCAAAGGAGATGTTTTAGGGACGGCAAGACTGGCGGGAATTTTAGGAGCCAAACAAACCTCGGGGTTGATTCCGTTGTGTCATCCCTTACCGTTGCACAAAATTGATGTAGAGATTTTGCCCGACGAGGAACTTCCCGGTTATCGGATACTCGCCGAAGTCAGGACCAAAGCGGAAACGGGGGTGGAAATGGAAGCGTTAACGGCAGTCTCGGTGGCGGCACTGACCCTTTATGACATGGCCAAAGCGTTATCGAAGGCGATCGAGATCGAAAGCATCCGTCTAGAGCGCAAGACTGGGGGAAAATCTGGAGATTATCGAGCCGATTAA
- a CDS encoding 2TM domain-containing protein — translation MPPRWPRQPDRSEPDYRKLDDRMNFALHVALFAASNSGLWFFRAWQSPPWQWTPWLTSAWLLLLIAHGVYIFAIANYSEESNG, via the coding sequence ATGCCACCTCGTTGGCCTCGTCAACCCGATCGCAGCGAACCGGATTACCGGAAACTCGACGATCGCATGAATTTCGCCCTCCATGTCGCCCTGTTTGCGGCCAGCAATTCCGGCCTCTGGTTTTTCCGGGCATGGCAATCTCCCCCCTGGCAATGGACCCCTTGGCTCACCAGCGCTTGGCTACTGCTGTTAATCGCTCATGGGGTTTATATTTTCGCAATAGCAAATTACTCTGAAGAATCTAATGGCTAA
- a CDS encoding DUF3181 family protein — translation MANSSNTEKIEALAAQIADRVYIDVAKWRLRLDDAHLHTLVAEQLYPLVSENAAVNESDVSQVLAGINVTLGGGRRQIPLIDLIPTGEQMDLLRILEEFQREL, via the coding sequence ATGGCTAATTCCAGTAACACTGAAAAAATAGAAGCTCTAGCAGCGCAGATTGCCGATCGCGTTTATATCGATGTCGCCAAATGGCGGCTGCGCTTAGATGACGCTCATCTGCATACCCTGGTGGCTGAACAACTCTATCCGTTAGTCAGCGAAAATGCCGCCGTCAATGAATCTGACGTGAGCCAAGTGCTCGCCGGAATCAATGTTACGCTCGGTGGAGGACGGCGACAAATTCCTCTCATTGATCTGATTCCCACCGGAGAACAAATGGACCTCCTCCGTATTTTAGAAGAGTTTCAGCGCGAACTTTAA
- a CDS encoding NAD(+) kinase: MQLKNAIIAHKAGDDLSRRWADRCARELENRGCHVLVGPSGSKDNPYPVFLASSTSQIDLAVVFGGDGTALAAARQLAPEGIPMLAVNVGGHLGFITEHFEEFKDTERVWDRLLEDRYAVQRRMMLQGRVYEGHHTNMKPASDRFLALNEMCVKPAAADRMITSILEMEIDGEVVDQYQGDGLIVATPTGSTCYTVSANGPIMHDGMEAIAVTPICPLSLSSRPIVLPPGAVVSIWPLADPDLSTKLWMDGVMATSIWPGHRVDVRMADCRAKFIILQENYSYYQTLREKLQWAGARIKYNNNHRH, from the coding sequence GTGCAGCTTAAAAATGCCATTATTGCTCATAAAGCCGGGGATGACCTCTCTCGGCGATGGGCCGATCGATGCGCTCGGGAGTTGGAAAATCGGGGGTGTCATGTTTTGGTTGGACCCAGTGGGTCTAAAGATAATCCCTATCCGGTTTTTTTGGCGTCCTCAACCAGTCAAATTGATTTGGCTGTGGTGTTTGGAGGGGATGGGACGGCCCTAGCAGCGGCTCGACAACTGGCTCCGGAGGGAATTCCGATGTTGGCGGTCAATGTGGGCGGGCATCTGGGGTTTATTACGGAACACTTTGAGGAGTTTAAAGATACGGAACGAGTTTGGGATCGTTTGTTAGAAGACCGCTATGCGGTTCAACGTCGGATGATGCTCCAAGGACGGGTTTATGAGGGGCATCATACGAATATGAAACCGGCGAGCGATCGCTTTTTGGCTTTAAATGAAATGTGTGTGAAACCGGCGGCAGCGGACCGGATGATTACCTCAATTTTGGAAATGGAAATTGATGGGGAGGTGGTGGATCAGTATCAGGGAGATGGTCTGATTGTGGCAACCCCTACGGGATCAACCTGCTATACGGTGTCGGCGAATGGCCCGATTATGCATGATGGGATGGAGGCGATCGCCGTGACTCCGATTTGTCCCCTGAGTTTGTCCAGTCGTCCGATTGTGTTACCCCCAGGAGCCGTGGTCAGTATTTGGCCTTTAGCAGACCCGGATTTGAGTACAAAATTGTGGATGGATGGGGTAATGGCAACCTCAATTTGGCCGGGACATCGGGTGGATGTCCGGATGGCAGATTGTCGAGCTAAGTTTATTATTTTACAGGAAAATTATTCCTATTATCAGACTTTACGAGAAAAGTTACAATGGGCAGGCGCGAGAATTAAATATAATAATAATCACCGCCATTAA
- a CDS encoding MFS transporter — translation MKVFLEIEPQRRQSLLGLFAAGLLFWASLASLLPTLPLYVEHIGGTRGQIGLVMGAFALGLLPSRAWLGPLSDRRGRKIVLRLGTAVATIAPLGYLFVNSIPLLMALRAFHGISVAAFTTAYSALITDLAPDRNRGELIGYMSVVTPLGVAIGPALGGFLLEAAGYPPLFIMAFGLGLLSFLLLYFVSEPLREDLTSPVGKDSQNPQATTDSFWRLLWSPRVRIPSLVMLQIGLVFGSVATFVPLFIKETASDFNPGWFYTAAASVSFSMRLLTGRASDRYGRGLFISGGLLAYCLAMILLWTAQDSRDFLLAGAVEGLGAGTFLPMMVALVADRCAPQERGRLFAMCIGGFDLGIALAGPILGVMAEDLGYRNIFAIASVMAFVALGIFLTQSNMNLRQSLKFALGRDRDLYALQKSS, via the coding sequence TTGAAGGTATTTTTAGAGATAGAGCCGCAGCGTCGCCAGAGCCTGTTGGGATTATTTGCGGCAGGCTTATTGTTTTGGGCTTCTCTGGCTTCATTGCTGCCCACACTGCCGCTTTATGTCGAGCATATCGGGGGGACGAGAGGACAAATCGGGTTGGTGATGGGGGCATTTGCCCTGGGTTTACTGCCTTCCCGGGCTTGGTTAGGACCACTGAGCGATCGCCGGGGTCGCAAAATCGTATTACGGTTGGGAACCGCTGTGGCAACGATCGCCCCGTTAGGATATCTCTTCGTCAATTCCATTCCCCTGTTGATGGCATTACGGGCATTTCACGGCATTAGTGTCGCTGCTTTTACCACCGCTTACAGTGCCTTGATCACCGATTTAGCCCCCGATCGCAATCGAGGCGAATTAATTGGCTATATGAGTGTGGTTACTCCCCTAGGTGTGGCGATCGGACCCGCCCTCGGAGGGTTTTTACTGGAAGCTGCTGGTTATCCCCCCCTGTTCATCATGGCATTTGGATTGGGACTGCTCAGTTTCCTGTTGCTCTATTTCGTCAGTGAACCGCTTCGGGAAGATTTAACCTCCCCAGTAGGCAAAGACTCGCAAAATCCCCAAGCTACAACCGATTCGTTTTGGCGGCTGTTATGGAGTCCTCGCGTCCGGATTCCCTCCCTGGTGATGCTGCAAATCGGGCTAGTTTTTGGATCAGTGGCGACCTTTGTCCCTTTGTTTATTAAGGAAACCGCCAGTGATTTTAATCCCGGATGGTTTTATACCGCTGCGGCTAGTGTAAGTTTTAGTATGCGTCTGCTCACGGGTCGCGCCTCGGACCGTTACGGACGGGGATTATTTATTTCTGGCGGTTTGCTGGCTTACTGTCTGGCCATGATTCTGTTGTGGACAGCCCAGGATAGCCGAGATTTTTTACTGGCTGGGGCTGTAGAAGGATTGGGTGCGGGAACGTTTTTGCCGATGATGGTGGCCCTAGTTGCCGATCGCTGTGCACCCCAGGAACGGGGGCGGTTGTTTGCCATGTGTATTGGCGGATTTGATTTGGGGATCGCTTTGGCTGGGCCGATTTTGGGGGTGATGGCGGAAGATTTAGGGTATCGAAATATTTTTGCGATCGCCTCGGTGATGGCCTTCGTAGCATTGGGGATTTTTCTCACCCAGTCCAATATGAACTTACGCCAATCGCTCAAGTTTGCTTTGGGTCGCGATCGCGACCTGTATGCCCTGCAAAAATCATCCTGA
- the psb27 gene encoding photosystem II protein Psb27 — MIPLKQYWSRLLALVLVMAIALVGCSGNGLLTGDYRQDTLSLVNSMRTAIELPEDSPEKSSAQADARLRINEFFARYRRDESVAKLASFTTMQTALNGLAGHYNSYPNRPVPKKLKDRLELELNQVESALSRGT; from the coding sequence ATGATCCCCCTAAAACAATATTGGTCCCGCCTCCTGGCCCTAGTCTTGGTCATGGCGATCGCCTTAGTGGGCTGTTCGGGTAATGGACTGCTCACCGGCGATTATCGCCAAGATACCCTGTCCTTGGTGAATAGTATGAGAACGGCGATCGAACTGCCGGAGGATTCCCCAGAGAAATCTTCTGCCCAGGCCGATGCCCGTCTAAGAATCAATGAATTTTTTGCCCGCTATCGTCGGGATGAGTCCGTGGCGAAGCTGGCTTCATTTACCACAATGCAAACCGCATTGAATGGGTTAGCTGGACATTATAATTCCTATCCCAACCGTCCGGTCCCCAAAAAGTTGAAAGACCGTCTTGAACTGGAGTTAAACCAAGTAGAATCGGCTCTGAGTCGAGGAACTTAA